One Panicum virgatum strain AP13 chromosome 3N, P.virgatum_v5, whole genome shotgun sequence DNA segment encodes these proteins:
- the LOC120665591 gene encoding isoamylase 2, chloroplastic-like: MASSLPAPPAPAPVSWRGGLPPRLPPPRCGPLLARAAGRSWRYRFRTDDDGVVDVAVAGKDGGAGYAVSVEVPDQGGREGGLVLRAAGSGGEGVPLAPAPAPGGALAAELSYDGARAPFHVSFLLADAAGAEVRTHRGTSFRVPVGVGRGRPAPLGLSLSEDGAANFAVYSKSARAVVLCLFDGRGAGGGDEPALEVELDPYVHRTGDVWHVSLESVEGYASYGFRTGLFALFGIDRPLLDPYAKVIGNFVPDDTVNDDGLSVPSIRCLASLENAPSYNWGRGRGRDKHPCLALEKLVVYRANVALFTKDKSSGLPDNVAGTFSGLAARVEHFRRLGVNAVLLEPVFPFHQVKGPYFPYHFFSPMSLYSSERSSASAIKSMKDMVKTMHRNGIEVLLEVVFTHTAEGGAECQMISLRGIDGSSYYIADGIVGCKASVLNCNHPVTQKLILDSLRHWVLDFHVDGFCFINAPFLVRGPGGEGLPRPPLLEAIAFDPVLSKTKIIADPWSPLDISNVQFPLPHWKRWAEINTRFSMDVRKFLKGEALISDLATRLCGSGDLFSSRGPAFSFNYVSRNSGLTLVDLVSFSSDELGSEFSWNCGEEGPSENNAVLQTRLRQIRSFLFILFVSLGIPVLNMGDECGHSAAGSTSYKDRGPLNWKAMKTMFVKEVTEFISFLSALRSRRADIFQRREFLKLENIHWYGTDLSEPRWEDPTSNFLCMHINPELDENVPDSVRGDLYICLNANEESVSATLPALAEESMWLRLVDTSLAFPGFFSSESSPKVHQVLGFSSYQVKAHSCVLFESKRVLS, translated from the coding sequence atggcctcctccctccccgcgccgccggccccggcccccgTCTCCTGGCGCGGCGGCCTCCCgccccgcctcccgccgccgcgctgcggcCCCCTCCTCGCCCGCGCGGCGGGGCGCTCCTGGCGCTACCGGTTCCGGAccgacgacgacggcgtggTGGACGTGGCCGTCGCCGGgaaggacggcggcgccgggtaCGCGGTCTCCGTCGAGGTCCCGGACCAGGGCGGGCGGGAGGGCGGGCTGGTGCTCCGCGCCgcgggctccggcggcgagggcgtcccgctggcgcccgcgcccgcgccgggaGGCGCGCTCGCGGCCGAGCTGTCCTACGACGGGGCGCGCGCGCCGTTCCACGTCTCCTTCCTGCTGGCCgacgcggcgggggcggaggtaCGGACGCACCGCGGGACGAGCTTCCGCGTGCCCGTAGGCGTCGGCCGgggccgccccgcgccgctcggcctgTCCCTGTCCGAGGACGGGGCCGCCAACTTCGCGGTGTACAGCAAGAGCGCCAGGGCCGTCGTGCTCTGCCTGTTCGACGGCCGGGgtgccggcggtggcgacgagCCTGCGCTGGAGGTCGAGCTCGACCCGTACGTCCACCGGACGGGCGATGTCTGGCACGTCTCGCTCGAGAGTGTCGAGGGATACGCCAGCTACGGCTTCCGCACCGGGCTGTTCGCCTTGTTCGGCATTGACCGCCCGCTGCTCGACCCGTACGCAAAGGTAATCGGGAACTTCGTCCCTGACGACACTGTTAACGACGACGGGCTCTCTGTGCCATCCATAAGGTGCCTCGCGTCTTTGGAGAATGCCCCCAGCTACAAttggggcaggggcaggggcagggacAAGCACCCGTGCTTGGCGTTAGAGAAGCTGGTGGTGTACCGGGCAAATGTGGCCTTGTTCACCAAGGACAAGTCGAGCGGGTTGCCAGACAATGTCGCCGGTACTTTCTCTGGGTTGGCTGCAAGGGTAGAACACTTCAGACGTCTCGGCGTCAATGCGGTTTTGCTGGAGCCAGTGTTCCCATTCCACCAGGTCAAGGGACCTTACTTTCCGTACCATTTCTTTTCACCAATGAGCTTGTATAGCAGTGAACGTTCCAGTGCCTCAGCTATTAAGTCTATGAAGGATATGGTCAAGACAATGCACAGAAATGGAATAGAGGTTCTCTTGGAGGTTGTTTTCACGCATACTGCTGAAGGAGGAGCAGAGTGTCAGATGATATCGCTCCGTGGCATTGATGGTTCCTCATACTACATTGCTGATGGAATTGTTGGGTGCAAGGCAAGCGTATTGAATTGTAATCATCCCGTGACCCAGAAGCTAATTTTGGACAGCCTCCGCCATTGGGTGCTTGATTTCCATGTCGATGGGTTTTGCTTCATCAATGCCCCTTTCCTTGTCAGAGGTCCAGGTGGCGAGGGCCTGCCGCGGCCTCCCCTTCTTGAAGCCATAGCATTTGACCCTGTGCTTTCAAAGACTAAGATCATTGCAGATCCATGGTCTCCACTTGACATATCTAATGTGCAATTTCCATTACCTCATTGGAAAAGATGGGCTGAGATTAACACAAGATTCTCTATGGATGTGCGCAAGTTTCTTAAGGGAGAAGCACTTATCAGTGATCTTGCTACACGTTTGTGTGGCAGTGGGGACCTATTTTCCTCAAGAGGCCCAGCATTCTCGTTCAATTATGTATCCAGGAATTCTGGACTTACGCTTGTTGATCTGGTGAGCTTCAGCAGTGATGAGCTTGGTTCTGAGTTCAGCTGGAATTGTGGTGAAGAAGGACCATCAGAGAACAATGCAGTCCTTCAGACGAGGCTAAGGCAGATACGCAGTTTCTTGTTTATTCTATTTGTTTCCCTTGGTATCCCTGTTCTGAACATGGGAGATGAATGCGGACACTCTGCTGCTGGTTCAACATCATACAAGGATAGAGGGCCTCTGAACTGGAAagccatgaaaaccatgtttgTTAAGGAAGTTACTGAGTTTATTTCATTTCTATCTGCACTAAGGAGCCGACGAGCAGACATTTTTCAGAGAAGAGAATTTCTAAAACTTGAAAATATACATTGGTATGGTACTGACCTATCTGAGCCACGATGGGAGGATCCTACTAGCAACTTTCTTTGCATGCACATAAATCCAGAGCTGGACGAAAATGTGCCAGATTCAGTCAGAGGTGATTTGTATATCTGTTTGAATGCAAATGAGGAATCAGTGAGTGCTACTTTACCAGCTCTTGCAGAAGAGTCTATGTGGCTGCGCTTGGTTGATACATCACTTGCATTTCCTGGTTTCTTTTCAAGCGAGTCTAGTCCTAAAGTACACCAAGTTCTAGGATTTTCCTCTTATCAAGTAAAAGCACATAGTTGTGTTTTGTTTGAATCGAAGAGGGTTCTTTCCTAG